One part of the Magallana gigas chromosome 5, xbMagGiga1.1, whole genome shotgun sequence genome encodes these proteins:
- the LOC136275434 gene encoding mucin-like protein: MSDHCNENPCPVNGIFLAWEVWSPCSVTCGRGSRVRSRACIPPKYGGLNCTGPLFEINDCIQVPCQINGDWSCWQNSSACSGTCGEGVKTRTRTCNHPTPANGGLQCRGESHMSEHCNDNPCPAPPAGVACPTCTEDLECTWNTTCHVSENCMVRSISVTGFNFTTHCIMKEDCHLLQMLAKTTHGEVFCCADENCVREMIG, encoded by the exons TGAACGGTATTTTTCTGGCTTGGGAGGTCTGGTCACCGTGCAGTGTAACATGTGGGAGAGGATCAAGGGTGAGATCTAGAGCCTGTATTCCACCAAAGTACGGGGGTCTCAACTGTACCGGACCgttgtttgaaataaatgacTGTATTCAAGTTCCATGTCAAA TCAACGGAGATTGGTCATGCTGGCAAAATTCATCTGCGTGTAGTGGCACGTGTGGCGAAGGAGTAAAAACAAGGACTCGAACCTGTAACCACCCGACTCCAGCCAATGGCGGCCTCCAGTGTCGGGGGGAATCACACATGAGTGAACACTGCAATGATAACCCATGTCCAG cTCCACCAGCAG GTGTTGCTTGCCCCACTTGTACCGAGGATCTAGAGTGTACATGGAACACCACATGCCATGTATCGGAGAACTGTATGGTCCGATCTATCTCTGTTACAGGATTCAATTTCACCACGCACTGCATCATG AAAGAAGACTGTCATCTTCTGCAAATGCTGGCAAAAACAACACATGGAGAAGTTTTCTGCTGTGCTGATGAAAACTGTGTACGAGAAATGATAGGGTAA